The nucleotide sequence GTGCAATGCAAAGCTGACGCTATAATTGCCGATGCCCAGATTCAACGCGGGAAACTCGAATTCCACGCGCACCCTCTCGCCAGCGGTCATATCGCGGCGGCTGGCACCCAAGTGCCAGGTATTGGTGCCGAACACATCGTTGCCTAGTCGATCCCGAATCAGCAGCCCGACCGTGAGTTCGGCGAGATCCTCGCGGATCGCCACCTCTAGCCGAAACCGCGCCAGATCGCCGACCCTGACCGCTCTAACGCTGTGACGAGCGTCCAGCATATCCACAAATTCAATCACCGCCGCTCGGCTGCCGGAGCGAATCACGCTTTTGCGCGCGTCGGATTCCACCTCTCGAATTTGCTGATCGGCTTCTTGTTTGGCGATGATGGCATTGTAGTAATCGAGAATGGTGTCAGGTTCACCATCTCGGATCAGCAGTCCTCGATCCAAGTAAGATGGCTCGGCTGCACAAGCTTTTCACCGCACCAGGGCTGTGCGATACGAACAACAGAGTGGTGCCAGCATCGCGGAATTGGCGGATGCGTTCGAAACTTTTATGCTGAAAATAAGCGTCGCCTACAGAAAGAGCTTCATCCACAATCAGTATTTCCGGCCTCACTGCGGTTGCCACGCTGAAAGCCAGCCGCACTATCATACCGCTTGAGTAGGTGCGCAGGGGTTGGTCGAGATAATCGCCAATTTCGGCAAAGGCCTCGATTTCTGGCATAAGCTGGGTGATCTGCGAGCCAGTGTGGCCCAAAATTTGCCCACTCATGTAGGCATTCTGGCGTCCGGTGAATTCTGGATGAAAACCCATTCCTAATTCTAAAAGTGCCGCAATGCGACCACCCAGTTCGACATGACCCTCATTGGGATGAGTAGTACCGACGATAATCTTGAGCAAAGTACTCTTGCCGGCCCCATTATTACCGATAAAACCTACGGATTCGCCTGGATGCACCTCAAAACTGACGCCGCGCAATGCCCAATGCTCGATATGGCGTTGGCGGGATGGTTGCAACCATTCCCACAGCCGGGCCCGGTTATGGGGATAGCGTTTATAAACTTTGCCAAGGTTTTGAATTCGCAAATAACCCATTACAACTCATCCACGATCTCGCCCACGCGAGCGAGAAAAATCTTAGCCGCTAGAATCAGTAGAACCAACGCTAGTAGCACTACCGGCATTAACGACCACGGGTCAGGAACACGCTGTTCGACGAAAATGGTCTGATACGCATGAACCATCGGCCACATGGGGTTGAGCGAAAACAGTTTTTGAGTTTCCGATGAGAGGATGCCAGGAACATAGACGATGGGAGTCAGCCAAAACCAGAACTGCAAAATTATACCAGTAAACTGTCCTACATCCCGAAAAAACACGTTTAAAGTACCGAGAATAACCCCTAAGCCTAAGGTGAATGCCAATTGCAACATGATGACCAGAGGAAAGGTGAGTAAGGGACATATCGGAAAATTTCCGGTAATAGCTAAGAACGAGAAGAATAAAACCATTACAATAGCAAAGTTCAATAATGCTGAAAGTACCACGATAATGGGCAAGCAAGCGCGCGGTAGTTGCGCTTTCTTGATTAAGTTGCTGTTTTCCAGAAAGACCGAATTCAATCTTCCGAGCATCTCGGAGAACAAGGTCCACGGCAGTAACCCAGCGCAAAGATAAATACTGTAGGCAAAAGTACTATCTTCGTGACCTGACAAGCGGGCACCCATGATCTTGGAAAATACCAGAGTATAGATAACGATCATCGTTAAAGGATTTAGAATCGCCCACAGACCACCCAGCATTGAGCCTTGATAGCGGCCCTGAAATTCGCGCCGCACCGCTCCTAACATGAACCCTCTAAACTGCCAGAGGGAACGAAACATAACCCAGTCTATCATGTCAGCTTTTTAAGGTTTTTAGTGAAAAATATTGAAAAATCAAAATGATCGGCTCCAACGGTAGGGCCGATGCGCCGCATGGCTCATGACCGGAAGTAGTGGATCCTTAAAATAGCAAGGCCTATACAATGGCCTTGAAGCTTTAATGGATAAAATAATTATTTGATTATCCGCATTTTTTTAGATATTTTCTAGCGTATTTCAAGAGTGGTCTTAGAAAGTACGCAGCGGATAGTCTGAAGGCAATTTAA is from Candidatus Competibacteraceae bacterium and encodes:
- a CDS encoding Wzt carbohydrate-binding domain-containing protein, coding for MDRGLLIRDGEPDTILDYYNAIIAKQEADQQIREVESDARKSVIRSGSRAAVIEFVDMLDARHSVRAVRVGDLARFRLEVAIREDLAELTVGLLIRDRLGNDVFGTNTWHLGASRRDMTAGERVRVEFEFPALNLGIGNYSVSFALHSGDNHLANNYDWWNQALVFQVIPGSGPLALGVSYLSVSSHWD
- a CDS encoding ABC transporter ATP-binding protein, with amino-acid sequence MGYLRIQNLGKVYKRYPHNRARLWEWLQPSRQRHIEHWALRGVSFEVHPGESVGFIGNNGAGKSTLLKIIVGTTHPNEGHVELGGRIAALLELGMGFHPEFTGRQNAYMSGQILGHTGSQITQLMPEIEAFAEIGDYLDQPLRTYSSGMIVRLAFSVATAVRPEILIVDEALSVGDAYFQHKSFERIRQFRDAGTTLLFVSHSPGAVKSLCSRAILLGSRTADPRW
- a CDS encoding ABC transporter permease, producing MIDWVMFRSLWQFRGFMLGAVRREFQGRYQGSMLGGLWAILNPLTMIVIYTLVFSKIMGARLSGHEDSTFAYSIYLCAGLLPWTLFSEMLGRLNSVFLENSNLIKKAQLPRACLPIIVVLSALLNFAIVMVLFFSFLAITGNFPICPLLTFPLVIMLQLAFTLGLGVILGTLNVFFRDVGQFTGIILQFWFWLTPIVYVPGILSSETQKLFSLNPMWPMVHAYQTIFVEQRVPDPWSLMPVVLLALVLLILAAKIFLARVGEIVDEL